In a genomic window of Curtobacterium flaccumfaciens pv. betae:
- a CDS encoding ABC transporter permease: protein MTANVVDRPVAPSSRTTGFRAVVRRVRQDRWAVASAVVIAVFLVVAVAAPLIAKLSGQDPYSYDIDALNSFGAPRGAGGGISGDHWFGVEPLTGRDLFSIVTYGARTSLGIGLAATLVSIVIGVLVGVTTGFFGGWYDRVLSRVVDVIFGFPSLVFMIALTAIVPSTFPKPVLVVLVIGFFGWPAVARVVRGQTLSLVSRNYVVASTAMGAGRWHVIRTQLLPNLAATITVYATISIPSMIGAEAALSFLAVGVNPPTPSWGRSIGDAIGWVQTDPMYLVFPGAALFLITLAFNVLGDALRDALDPRGGTA, encoded by the coding sequence GTGACGGCCAACGTCGTCGACCGACCGGTCGCACCGTCCAGCCGCACGACCGGCTTCCGGGCCGTGGTGCGACGTGTCCGGCAGGACCGCTGGGCGGTGGCCTCTGCCGTCGTCATCGCGGTGTTCCTGGTGGTCGCGGTGGCGGCCCCGCTCATCGCGAAGCTGTCCGGGCAGGACCCGTACTCGTACGACATCGATGCCCTCAACTCGTTCGGTGCGCCCCGGGGTGCCGGCGGCGGCATCAGCGGCGACCACTGGTTCGGTGTCGAGCCCCTGACCGGGCGTGACCTGTTCTCGATCGTCACGTACGGTGCGCGGACCTCGCTCGGCATCGGACTCGCCGCGACCCTGGTGTCGATCGTCATCGGCGTCCTCGTCGGCGTCACGACCGGGTTCTTCGGTGGCTGGTACGACCGGGTGCTCTCGCGGGTCGTCGACGTGATATTCGGGTTCCCGTCGCTCGTGTTCATGATCGCCCTGACCGCGATCGTGCCGTCGACGTTCCCGAAGCCCGTGCTCGTCGTGCTCGTCATCGGGTTCTTCGGCTGGCCGGCCGTGGCCCGTGTCGTGCGGGGGCAGACGCTGTCGCTCGTCAGCCGCAACTACGTCGTCGCCTCCACGGCGATGGGCGCCGGGCGCTGGCACGTCATCCGCACGCAGCTGCTGCCGAACCTCGCCGCGACGATCACCGTCTACGCCACCATCTCGATCCCGTCGATGATCGGTGCCGAGGCCGCGCTCTCGTTCCTGGCCGTCGGCGTCAACCCACCGACGCCGTCGTGGGGTCGCAGCATCGGCGACGCCATCGGCTGGGTGCAGACCGATCCCATGTACCTCGTGTTCCCCGGAGCCGCACTGTTCCTCATCACCCTCGCCTTCAACGTGCTCGGTGACGCCCTGCGCGACGCCCTCGACCCACGAGGGGGCACCGCGTGA
- a CDS encoding dipeptide ABC transporter ATP-binding protein, with product MTEPILQVEGLRVAFGDAEPVVRDVSFDLTPGRVLALVGESGSGKSVSAMSVLGLLPPQVSVSGSARFRGEELIGAPVETVRAVRGAGIGVVFQEPMNSFTPVLSIGTQIAEAVRAHPTGLDRAGVRARVDELLRDAGLTDPERIRKAYPHELSGGQLQRAMIAMALAGDPVALFADEPTTALDVTVQAGILDLLRRLGRERSLAVLLITHDMGVVADVADDLLVLRRGDPVEHGTVAEVFAHPTADYTRELLAAVPSLEAASATPAADPDARVGEPGSRAHRQLTAPGAREVSPSAKTAAVRDEADASRASRPPVARLRDVAVRYSRRGGPTVSGIDLDLHAGETVGLVGESGSGKSTIGRALAGLVPVVAGSVEVDGSDLRTARGRRLRELRSRVGIVFQDPASSLNPRQTIGWSIAEPLLVHGTDSAAERAERVRELLTAVQLDPTWAERFPHQLSGGQRQRVAVARALALRPALVIADEPTSALDVTVQAAVLDLLAGLQREFGFGMLLISHDLAVVRQLADQVIVLRDGRVVERGSTDAVLDDPHQDYTRMLLAAAPVADPVRQAARREAWRAWEGVAS from the coding sequence GTGACCGAACCGATCCTGCAGGTCGAGGGGCTCCGCGTCGCGTTCGGCGACGCGGAGCCCGTCGTCCGTGACGTCTCCTTCGACCTGACGCCCGGCCGGGTCCTCGCCCTGGTGGGGGAGTCCGGCTCGGGCAAGTCCGTCAGCGCCATGAGCGTGCTCGGGCTCCTGCCGCCGCAGGTCTCGGTGTCGGGCAGCGCCCGGTTCCGTGGCGAGGAACTCATCGGTGCCCCCGTCGAGACGGTCCGCGCCGTCCGGGGTGCGGGCATCGGCGTGGTGTTCCAGGAGCCGATGAACTCGTTCACGCCGGTCCTCTCGATCGGCACGCAGATCGCCGAGGCCGTCCGGGCCCACCCGACCGGGCTCGACCGCGCCGGGGTCCGGGCACGTGTCGACGAACTGCTCCGGGACGCCGGGCTCACCGACCCGGAGCGCATCCGGAAGGCCTACCCGCACGAACTGTCCGGCGGCCAGCTCCAGCGCGCGATGATCGCGATGGCCCTGGCCGGCGACCCGGTCGCACTCTTCGCCGACGAGCCCACGACCGCGCTCGACGTCACCGTGCAGGCCGGCATCCTCGACCTGCTGCGGCGGCTCGGCCGCGAGCGTTCCCTCGCCGTGCTGCTCATCACCCACGACATGGGCGTGGTCGCGGACGTCGCGGACGACCTGCTGGTGCTGCGCCGCGGCGACCCGGTCGAGCACGGCACCGTCGCCGAGGTCTTCGCCCACCCGACCGCCGACTACACGCGCGAGCTCCTCGCGGCCGTCCCCAGCCTGGAGGCCGCGTCCGCAACGCCGGCTGCGGACCCGGACGCCCGGGTCGGCGAGCCCGGCTCACGCGCCCACCGACAGCTCACGGCTCCGGGCGCGCGTGAGGTGTCGCCCAGCGCGAAGACCGCTGCGGTGCGCGACGAGGCGGACGCGAGTCGCGCCTCCCGGCCGCCCGTGGCGCGCCTGCGCGACGTCGCCGTGCGGTACTCGCGCCGAGGCGGACCGACCGTGTCCGGCATCGACCTCGACCTGCACGCCGGCGAGACCGTCGGCCTGGTGGGCGAATCCGGTTCCGGCAAGTCCACGATCGGGCGCGCGCTCGCGGGCCTGGTGCCCGTCGTCGCCGGCTCGGTCGAGGTGGACGGCAGCGACCTGCGCACCGCTCGCGGACGACGACTGCGCGAGCTGCGCAGCCGGGTCGGCATCGTGTTCCAGGACCCGGCGTCGTCGCTCAACCCGCGACAGACCATCGGCTGGAGCATCGCGGAACCGCTGCTCGTGCACGGCACCGACTCCGCCGCCGAGCGAGCCGAACGGGTCCGTGAACTCCTGACCGCCGTGCAGCTCGACCCGACGTGGGCCGAGCGGTTCCCGCACCAGCTGTCCGGCGGCCAGCGGCAGCGCGTCGCCGTCGCGCGTGCGCTCGCACTGCGCCCGGCACTCGTCATCGCCGACGAACCGACCTCGGCACTCGACGTGACGGTGCAGGCCGCCGTGCTCGACCTGCTCGCCGGGCTGCAGCGGGAGTTCGGCTTCGGCATGTTGCTCATCAGCCACGACCTCGCCGTCGTCCGCCAGCTCGCCGACCAGGTGATCGTGCTGCGTGACGGCCGGGTCGTCGAGCGGGGGAGCACCGACGCCGTGCTCGACGACCCGCACCAGGACTACACGCGCATGCTCCTCGCCGCAGCGCCCGTCGCCGATCCCGTGCGACAGGCCGCTCGCCGCGAGGCGTGGCGCGCGTGGGAAGGAGTGGCCTCGTGA
- a CDS encoding ABC transporter substrate-binding protein: MRRPNRLTITAAVAAAAALVLTGCSGGGSSDDGAEGTAKGGTLNILTPQTSFHLDPATSQSLGITSMGLVARRLTTWDVEPGKTAKVVPDLATNTGVSSDDGKTWTYTLKDGVEFQDGTPITTKDIKWGIERSFAPTLSGGLSYHKSLLVGGADYKGPFDGKSLDSIETPNDKTIVFKLNDAYGDWPWLASMPAFTPVPEGDGKDTGAYDLKPVASGPYQVQSNTQGSQVTLVRNKNWSAKTDEVRTAGPSKIVFKESQDQSTATQTLIADNGDAKNSFGAIYLGAAELNQVRSNPAAQDRLATSKAGPISYMAINTQRGELKDLKVRQALQYAVDRKSFRIAAGGAIAGSYASTLITPGIAGRQDYDLYETKATGDVDKAKQLLKEAGVSNLKLTLVTQNDPTYLAQAQALQSGLKRAGIAVTLKPLDYDSFTQATTNGTDFDLSLSSWQPDFPSANANLQPLYDSSQIGGGGYNVSKYSNPEADALIAKASSTVDQDDAQKLWAQADKKIMADAPVVPLIYAKQSFLAGSNVQNFQIADFPAYPNYLKVSLKQ; the protein is encoded by the coding sequence ATGAGACGCCCCAACCGCCTGACGATCACCGCGGCCGTCGCCGCAGCAGCAGCCCTGGTCCTGACCGGCTGCTCGGGTGGGGGTTCGTCCGACGACGGCGCCGAGGGCACGGCGAAGGGCGGCACGCTCAACATCCTGACGCCGCAGACCTCGTTCCACCTCGACCCCGCGACAAGCCAGAGCCTCGGCATCACGTCGATGGGCCTCGTCGCCCGACGGCTCACCACGTGGGACGTCGAGCCGGGCAAGACGGCGAAGGTCGTCCCCGACCTGGCGACCAACACCGGGGTCTCGAGCGACGACGGCAAGACCTGGACCTACACGCTGAAGGACGGCGTCGAGTTCCAGGACGGCACGCCGATCACCACGAAGGACATCAAGTGGGGCATCGAGCGCTCGTTCGCGCCGACGCTGAGCGGTGGCCTGAGCTACCACAAGTCGCTCCTGGTGGGCGGTGCCGACTACAAGGGCCCCTTCGACGGCAAGTCGCTCGACAGCATCGAGACCCCGAACGACAAGACCATCGTCTTCAAGCTGAACGACGCGTACGGCGACTGGCCGTGGCTCGCGTCGATGCCGGCCTTCACGCCGGTGCCCGAGGGTGACGGCAAGGACACCGGCGCCTACGACCTGAAGCCGGTCGCGTCCGGCCCGTACCAGGTGCAGTCGAACACGCAGGGCTCGCAGGTCACGCTCGTCCGCAACAAGAACTGGAGCGCGAAGACCGACGAGGTCCGCACCGCCGGCCCGTCGAAGATCGTCTTCAAGGAGAGCCAGGACCAGTCCACGGCGACGCAGACGCTGATCGCGGACAACGGCGACGCCAAGAACTCGTTCGGCGCCATCTACCTGGGTGCCGCCGAGCTCAACCAGGTGCGCAGCAACCCGGCCGCCCAGGACCGCCTGGCCACGTCGAAGGCCGGCCCGATCAGCTACATGGCGATCAACACCCAGCGCGGCGAGCTCAAGGACCTCAAGGTCCGCCAGGCGCTGCAGTACGCGGTCGACCGCAAGTCCTTCCGGATCGCCGCCGGCGGCGCGATCGCCGGTTCGTACGCCTCGACGCTCATCACCCCGGGCATCGCCGGGCGCCAGGACTACGACCTGTACGAGACGAAGGCCACCGGCGACGTCGACAAGGCGAAGCAGCTGCTCAAGGAGGCCGGCGTCAGCAACCTGAAGCTGACCCTCGTGACGCAGAACGACCCGACCTACCTCGCCCAGGCCCAGGCGCTGCAGTCCGGCCTGAAGCGTGCCGGCATCGCCGTGACGCTCAAGCCGCTCGACTACGACTCCTTCACGCAGGCGACCACCAACGGCACCGACTTCGACCTGTCGCTGTCGAGCTGGCAGCCGGACTTCCCGAGCGCGAACGCCAACCTGCAGCCCCTCTACGACTCGTCGCAGATCGGTGGCGGTGGCTACAACGTCTCGAAGTACAGCAACCCCGAGGCGGACGCCCTCATCGCGAAGGCGAGCTCCACGGTCGACCAGGACGACGCGCAGAAGCTCTGGGCCCAGGCGGACAAGAAGATCATGGCCGACGCTCCGGTCGTGCCGCTGATCTACGCGAAGCAGTCCTTCCTCGCCGGTTCGAACGTGCAGAACTTCCAGATCGCGGACTTCCCGGCGTACCCGAACTACCTCAAGGTCTCGCTCAAGCAGTGA
- a CDS encoding cation-transporting ATPase, producing MANLNRILGMASKAIDKQLQKRGQGGTAPGAGSQQGGTDWRGIVRSAADKLTGDDRNQQQPPQQYGQQPQQYGQPQPAQYGQPQQHAGTPQHGADADKVALAKYDYLLRTSSPEQLEQVHHDAFARLTPAQRQQVRDRLNSELPPHEHLRDDSAGGMARAMTRGEMSRPGLVRRVLGGSGRNGNGNGNGNGNGNGRGRAGAFAGGAAVGAGAMAFGGLAAAVAGGAVLSAAAGPVLAGAADLGVDFEGIASGMGDLGLGDLGGGVEGLFGQGEQLLGGFGEQASGLGEQASNLGNDFLGGLFDR from the coding sequence ATGGCGAACCTCAACCGCATCCTCGGCATGGCCTCCAAGGCCATCGACAAGCAGCTCCAGAAGCGTGGGCAGGGGGGAACCGCGCCCGGCGCCGGATCGCAGCAGGGCGGGACCGACTGGCGCGGCATCGTGCGCAGCGCTGCGGACAAGCTGACCGGCGACGACCGGAACCAGCAGCAGCCGCCGCAGCAGTACGGCCAGCAGCCGCAGCAGTACGGCCAGCCGCAGCCGGCGCAGTACGGCCAGCCGCAGCAGCACGCCGGCACGCCGCAGCACGGGGCCGACGCCGACAAGGTCGCCCTGGCGAAGTACGACTACCTGCTCCGCACCTCGTCGCCGGAGCAGCTCGAACAGGTCCACCACGACGCCTTCGCGCGGCTCACCCCCGCGCAGCGCCAGCAGGTCCGCGACCGCCTGAACTCCGAGCTCCCGCCCCACGAGCACCTGCGCGACGACTCGGCGGGCGGCATGGCCCGTGCGATGACCCGCGGCGAGATGTCCCGTCCGGGTCTGGTCCGACGGGTCCTCGGTGGTTCCGGCCGTAACGGCAACGGCAACGGCAACGGCAACGGCAACGGCAACGGCCGTGGCCGCGCCGGGGCCTTCGCCGGCGGTGCAGCGGTCGGCGCCGGCGCGATGGCGTTCGGTGGCCTCGCCGCGGCGGTGGCCGGGGGAGCCGTGCTGAGTGCCGCCGCAGGGCCGGTCCTGGCAGGGGCCGCCGACCTCGGCGTGGACTTCGAGGGCATCGCCTCGGGCATGGGCGACCTCGGGCTCGGTGACCTCGGCGGTGGCGTCGAGGGGCTCTTCGGTCAGGGCGAGCAGCTCCTCGGCGGGTTCGGCGAGCAGGCATCGGGCCTCGGCGAGCAGGCGTCGAACCTCGGCAACGACTTCCTCGGTGGGCTCTTCGACCGCTGA
- a CDS encoding D-arabinono-1,4-lactone oxidase: MDDVIAAERTRTNWAGNVTYRASALARPTSVAELQQLVASTPRLTALGSRHSFNTIADTDAVQVALSDLPPVLDIDTSRRVVRVAAGMTHSQVAAGLEACGWALGNLASLPHISTAGAVATGTHGSGVRNPSLAQAVVGLDVVRASGALAHVDASSPDGLLDAHRVGIGALGVVTAVELAIEPTFQVATTVHLDLPWDAVAAQFDQVMSDAYSVSMFTSFDDRGARQVWVKHRVDEVAPTVDLVALGARAASGPVHPGENDPAGVTEQGGVPGPWSERLPHFRSSFTPSTGAEIQAEYLIPAASAVSALEALRPLASLFAPILIAAEVRTIAADTAWLAPSSGRQSVGLHFTFRRDAAAVAATVARIEDVLEPFDPRPHWGKVSAASAERLHEAYPRLSDFAALARDLDPTGRFRNAFLARILS; the protein is encoded by the coding sequence ATGGACGACGTGATCGCGGCCGAGCGCACCCGCACCAACTGGGCGGGCAACGTCACCTACCGCGCCTCGGCGCTGGCCCGGCCGACGTCGGTGGCCGAGCTCCAGCAGCTCGTCGCCTCGACGCCGCGCCTGACGGCGCTCGGCTCGCGACACTCGTTCAACACCATCGCCGACACCGATGCCGTCCAGGTCGCGTTGTCGGACCTGCCGCCCGTGCTCGACATCGACACGTCGCGTCGCGTCGTGCGGGTCGCCGCCGGCATGACGCACAGCCAGGTCGCGGCCGGTCTGGAGGCCTGTGGCTGGGCACTCGGGAACCTCGCGTCCCTGCCGCACATCTCCACGGCCGGGGCCGTCGCCACGGGCACGCACGGCTCCGGTGTGCGGAACCCGTCGCTCGCGCAGGCGGTGGTCGGCCTCGACGTCGTCCGCGCCTCCGGTGCTCTCGCGCACGTCGACGCCTCGTCGCCCGACGGGCTGCTCGACGCCCACCGGGTGGGGATCGGCGCGCTCGGCGTCGTCACCGCGGTGGAGCTCGCGATCGAGCCGACGTTCCAGGTCGCCACGACGGTGCACCTCGACCTGCCGTGGGACGCCGTCGCCGCGCAGTTCGACCAGGTGATGTCCGACGCGTACTCGGTGTCGATGTTCACGTCGTTCGACGACCGCGGTGCCCGGCAGGTCTGGGTCAAGCACCGCGTCGACGAGGTCGCACCGACCGTTGACCTCGTCGCCCTGGGAGCCCGAGCGGCTTCGGGTCCGGTGCACCCGGGCGAGAACGACCCCGCCGGGGTCACCGAGCAGGGCGGCGTGCCGGGGCCCTGGTCCGAGCGGCTGCCGCACTTCCGGTCCTCGTTCACCCCGTCGACCGGGGCCGAGATCCAGGCGGAGTACCTGATCCCCGCAGCCTCGGCGGTGTCGGCGCTCGAGGCGCTCCGACCGCTGGCGTCGCTGTTCGCCCCGATCCTCATCGCCGCCGAGGTCCGCACCATCGCGGCCGACACCGCCTGGCTCGCGCCGTCGTCCGGTCGGCAGTCGGTGGGCCTGCACTTCACGTTCCGTCGTGACGCCGCCGCCGTGGCCGCGACGGTTGCCCGGATCGAGGACGTGCTCGAGCCCTTCGACCCGCGGCCGCACTGGGGCAAGGTCTCCGCCGCGAGTGCCGAGCGGCTGCACGAGGCGTACCCGCGGCTGTCCGACTTCGCCGCACTCGCCCGGGACCTCGACCCCACGGGGCGGTTCCGGAACGCGTTCCTCGCGCGCATCCTGTCCTGA
- the araA gene encoding L-arabinose isomerase, with the protein MTQDTTVDPQATLDSYEVWFLTGSQGLYGEETLRQVEEQSRAVHAELAGHLPVKLVWKPVLKDADGIRRALIEASADDKVIGVTTWMHTFSPAKMWIGGLQALTKPLLHLHTQANVTLPWADIDFDFMNLNQAAHGDREFGYALARLGVRHATAVGHVSDPRVQQRVANWTRAAAGAAAVRELKLTRFGDNMRYVAVTEGDKTEAEIELGVQVNAWAVNELAAAVEAAAADTAAVDALVATYERDYDVDPSLRSAGGERHAALRDGAAIEIGLRTLLAQNGSAAFTTNFEDLGSLKQLPGLAVQRLMADGYGFGAEGDWKTAVLVRAMNVAGAGLPGGASLMEDYTYDLTPGAEKILGAHMLEVSPTLTTTKPTLEIHPLGIGGKDDPVRLVFTADSGEAVVVALSDTRDGFRLTANVVDVVPPTEALPKLPVGRAVWEPRPSFPVAAEAWLTAGAAHHTVMTTAVGLQVVEDFATMVGTEFLVIDEHTTARGFRDELRLQQTWHRLDRGF; encoded by the coding sequence ATGACGCAGGACACCACCGTCGACCCCCAGGCCACGCTGGACAGCTACGAGGTCTGGTTCCTGACCGGCTCCCAGGGGCTCTACGGCGAGGAGACCCTGCGCCAGGTCGAGGAGCAGAGCAGGGCCGTCCACGCGGAACTCGCCGGGCACCTGCCGGTGAAGCTGGTCTGGAAGCCCGTGCTCAAGGACGCCGACGGCATCCGCCGGGCGCTCATCGAGGCGAGCGCCGACGACAAGGTCATCGGGGTCACCACGTGGATGCACACGTTCAGCCCGGCCAAGATGTGGATCGGCGGCCTGCAGGCGCTGACCAAGCCGCTGCTGCACCTGCACACGCAGGCGAACGTCACGCTGCCCTGGGCGGACATCGACTTCGACTTCATGAACCTCAACCAGGCTGCGCACGGCGACCGTGAGTTCGGCTACGCACTGGCCCGCCTCGGCGTCCGGCACGCCACGGCCGTCGGCCACGTCTCGGACCCCCGCGTCCAGCAGCGCGTCGCGAACTGGACCCGTGCCGCCGCCGGCGCCGCGGCCGTCCGTGAGCTGAAGCTGACCCGCTTCGGCGACAACATGCGCTACGTCGCCGTGACCGAGGGCGACAAGACCGAGGCCGAGATCGAGCTCGGCGTGCAGGTCAACGCGTGGGCCGTCAACGAGCTCGCGGCAGCGGTGGAGGCCGCAGCAGCGGACACGGCAGCGGTCGACGCACTCGTGGCGACGTACGAGCGCGACTACGACGTGGACCCGTCACTCCGCAGCGCCGGCGGTGAACGGCACGCCGCGCTCCGCGACGGCGCCGCCATCGAGATCGGCCTCCGCACCCTGCTCGCGCAGAACGGCAGCGCCGCGTTCACCACGAACTTCGAGGACCTCGGCTCGCTCAAGCAGCTGCCGGGCCTGGCCGTGCAGCGCCTGATGGCCGACGGCTACGGCTTCGGTGCCGAGGGCGACTGGAAGACGGCGGTCCTGGTCCGCGCGATGAACGTCGCCGGTGCCGGCCTGCCCGGTGGTGCCTCCCTGATGGAGGACTACACCTACGACCTCACCCCGGGCGCCGAGAAGATCCTCGGGGCGCACATGCTCGAGGTCTCGCCGACGCTCACCACCACGAAGCCGACGCTCGAGATCCACCCCCTCGGCATCGGCGGCAAGGACGACCCGGTCCGCCTGGTCTTCACCGCCGACTCCGGCGAGGCCGTCGTCGTCGCGCTGTCCGACACCCGCGACGGCTTCCGCCTCACCGCCAACGTCGTCGACGTCGTGCCCCCGACCGAGGCCCTGCCGAAGCTGCCCGTGGGCCGCGCGGTCTGGGAGCCCCGGCCGTCGTTCCCCGTCGCCGCCGAGGCCTGGCTCACCGCCGGCGCCGCCCACCACACCGTGATGACGACGGCCGTCGGCCTGCAGGTCGTCGAGGACTTCGCGACCATGGTCGGCACCGAGTTCCTGGTCATCGACGAGCACACCACCGCACGCGGGTTCCGCGACGAGCTGCGTCTCCAGCAGACGTGGCACCGTCTCGACCGCGGCTTCTAG
- a CDS encoding L-ribulose-5-phosphate 4-epimerase produces MTDAIDETTRQAVATTRERVARLHGELVRYGLVIWTGGNVSERVPGTDLFVIKPSGVSSDDLTPGNQVVCTLDGVPAEGWGNEHGPSSDTAAHAYVYRNMPEVGGVVHTHSTYATAWAARAEAIPCVITAMADEFGGPIPVGPFAIIGDDSIGHGIVDTLSGHRSRAVLMQNHGVFTIGKDAKDAVKAAVMCEDVARTVHISRQLGDAVPIPDADIDRLFDRYQNVYGQNPEGAMR; encoded by the coding sequence ATGACGGACGCGATCGACGAGACCACACGCCAGGCGGTGGCGACGACGCGGGAGCGCGTCGCGCGCCTGCACGGCGAACTCGTCCGCTACGGCCTCGTGATCTGGACCGGCGGCAACGTCTCCGAGCGCGTGCCCGGCACGGACCTGTTCGTCATCAAGCCGAGCGGGGTGTCGAGCGACGACCTGACGCCCGGGAACCAGGTCGTCTGCACCCTCGACGGCGTGCCGGCCGAGGGCTGGGGCAACGAGCACGGCCCGTCCAGCGACACCGCCGCGCACGCCTACGTGTACCGGAACATGCCCGAGGTCGGCGGTGTCGTGCACACCCACTCGACGTACGCGACCGCCTGGGCCGCCCGCGCCGAGGCGATCCCGTGCGTGATCACGGCGATGGCGGACGAGTTCGGCGGACCCATCCCGGTCGGCCCGTTCGCGATCATCGGCGACGACTCGATCGGTCACGGGATCGTCGACACCCTGAGCGGCCACCGCAGCCGCGCGGTCCTGATGCAGAACCACGGCGTCTTCACGATCGGCAAGGACGCGAAGGACGCCGTCAAGGCGGCCGTGATGTGCGAGGACGTGGCACGGACCGTCCACATCTCGCGGCAGCTCGGCGACGCCGTGCCGATCCCCGATGCCGACATCGATCGACTCTTCGATCGCTACCAGAACGTCTACGGACAGAACCCCGAAGGAGCCATGCGATGA
- a CDS encoding xylulokinase → MGDDRRQRIVDGRTTLGIELGSTRIKACLVDEDLVPIAAGSHEWENEYVDGRWTYSLEAVETGLRAAYAALVADVETQYDVTPATYRAVGVSAMMHGYLAFDAAGELLVPFRTWRNTSTGPAAERLSEALGFNIPLRWSIAHLYQAVLDDEPHVAEIAGVTTLAGYVHRRLTGRNVLGVGDASGMFPIEGGPVDSGPGDPGAKDFDHAMLATAQDLIGVPDLRSLLPEVLVAGAEAGELTPEGATWLDPSGTLEPGAPLCPPEGDAGTGMVATNAVAPRTGNVSVGTSIFAMVVLEQPLTTAHEELDVVTTPAGDAVAMVHCNNGASEIASWARVFGRFAEASSERTGATPIGIDDVYATLLAEAVADATDPDAGGLLSFNYLAGEPVTRVEDGRPLLLRTPGARFTLGNLVRSEVHGAFATLAIGMDVLHGEQVQVDRMTAHGGLFRTPGSPQRLLAAALRVPIALEETAGEGGAWGIAVLAAYLEHTDQQLADYLSDTVFGGDAVHVAEPEPADVAGFQTYLERYRAALPVQDVAAAATRPSATTGPTEQTDGADPRLQTEEVTR, encoded by the coding sequence ATGGGTGACGACCGCCGACAGCGGATCGTGGACGGCCGCACCACACTGGGGATCGAGCTCGGCTCCACCCGCATCAAGGCCTGCCTGGTGGACGAGGACCTCGTGCCCATCGCCGCCGGTTCCCACGAGTGGGAGAACGAGTACGTCGACGGCCGCTGGACCTACTCGCTGGAGGCCGTCGAGACCGGACTCCGGGCCGCGTACGCCGCCCTGGTGGCCGACGTCGAGACGCAGTACGACGTCACCCCCGCCACGTACCGCGCCGTGGGCGTGAGCGCGATGATGCACGGCTACCTGGCGTTCGACGCCGCGGGCGAGCTGCTCGTGCCGTTCCGCACCTGGCGCAACACCTCGACCGGCCCCGCGGCCGAACGGCTCAGCGAGGCCCTCGGGTTCAACATCCCGCTGCGGTGGTCGATCGCCCACCTGTACCAGGCGGTCCTCGACGACGAGCCGCACGTGGCCGAGATCGCCGGTGTCACGACCCTGGCGGGCTACGTGCACCGACGCCTGACCGGGCGGAACGTCCTGGGCGTCGGCGACGCGAGCGGCATGTTCCCGATCGAGGGCGGCCCTGTCGACAGCGGCCCCGGCGACCCGGGCGCGAAGGACTTCGACCACGCCATGCTCGCCACCGCGCAGGACCTGATCGGCGTGCCGGACCTGCGGTCCCTGCTGCCCGAGGTCCTCGTCGCCGGCGCGGAAGCCGGTGAGCTGACCCCCGAGGGCGCGACCTGGCTCGACCCGAGCGGCACGCTCGAACCCGGCGCACCGCTCTGCCCGCCCGAGGGCGACGCCGGAACCGGCATGGTCGCGACGAACGCCGTCGCCCCGCGCACCGGCAACGTCAGCGTCGGCACGAGCATCTTCGCGATGGTCGTGCTCGAGCAGCCGCTGACCACCGCGCACGAGGAACTCGACGTCGTCACCACCCCGGCCGGCGATGCCGTGGCGATGGTGCACTGCAACAACGGCGCGAGCGAGATCGCGAGCTGGGCCCGGGTGTTCGGACGCTTCGCCGAGGCCTCGAGCGAGCGTACCGGCGCGACGCCGATCGGCATCGACGACGTCTACGCCACGCTGCTCGCCGAGGCCGTCGCGGACGCCACCGATCCCGACGCCGGCGGCCTGCTCTCCTTCAACTACCTGGCCGGCGAACCCGTCACCCGCGTCGAGGACGGCCGGCCCCTGCTGCTCCGCACCCCCGGCGCACGCTTCACGCTCGGCAACCTGGTGCGCTCCGAGGTGCACGGCGCGTTCGCGACCCTGGCCATCGGCATGGACGTCCTGCACGGCGAACAGGTGCAGGTCGACCGGATGACCGCGCACGGCGGGCTCTTCCGCACGCCCGGCAGCCCGCAGCGGCTCCTCGCGGCGGCGTTGCGCGTGCCGATCGCGCTCGAGGAGACCGCGGGCGAAGGCGGTGCGTGGGGGATCGCCGTCCTGGCCGCCTACCTCGAGCACACCGACCAGCAGCTCGCCGACTACCTGTCCGACACCGTGTTCGGCGGGGACGCCGTGCACGTGGCCGAACCCGAGCCGGCGGACGTCGCCGGGTTCCAGACGTACCTGGAGCGCTACCGGGCCGCACTGCCCGTGCAGGACGTCGCCGCGGCGGCGACCCGCCCCAGCGCGACCACAGGACCGACCGAGCAGACCGACGGCGCCGACCCGCGCCTCCAGACAGAGGAAGTGACCCGATGA